The genome window attcagtaaaaattacgtaacagttacgcattttttcatacCTTTTCTAAAACGTTTTGGAATTAATTCAGGACGTTCGTTCAGGGCGTTTTGTCCTGaacgttcactgaaaaagtctGTActggttccgtaatttttaccgaaaattgttttcactggcagattacgaaataagctcgtaatttttcaagaatttttctctccgcgtggGGTGgctattaattgaataaataaataacgcctttgataaaaaaaaattgctaaacATGGTAGCATTTCGTGAAATCATAACACGTAACGGTTCGAGTGTTGCGTGAGGTGCAATTGTTACCCAGACGTCACGCGAAGTAAATGCACCTGATGAGGAAAGCGAATAGAGTAAATCGTTGGTGACAACCGTTAAATTGCTGGAATAAGCCATGCGTTACCTACCATCCCTTGCTAAGCTACGTAGGAGCTTTCGATTGCGCAGTAGAGAATTCCTTCAAGAAAATACACTTCATGGATTCAATTACTTCGTTGATCCGAGTCGACCTGTGTGGGAAAGGTATTACAATTCTTATTATCAGAAAATTCTTTTctatcaggaatttttcaattatcactttttcaattgccACACAATGTTGGGGGTCATGATCGATCGAAAAATGTCACTACGCAActtgtattttaataaatattaagcAATGATTATTCTTCTGTTTTCTAACAATAATCGATAATCATTTTAAATTTCGTGTTTTATTTTGcactaatttttttgattgattaGTTATTGGGGAGAACATGAAAGAcacgaattattattatttttgtaattatttttgcaGCTTTTTATGGACTTGGGAGGAAAAGATTTTCTTCATCGAATTATTTTCCGTTAACGAACAGTAAATTTTGTTTTGCGAAGCAAAATACAACAACTTATAAATTTCACAGGATTCTCACTTTTAGTGcagtatttttccaatttttcattgtttttatttcatacaTTTGTTATCAAGAGTGCTGTGGTTGGTATGCACACTTGCGTCGTTGGGTGGAGCAATCTGTTCGATTGCAATTATTACCATAAAATTTACAACGGCGCCGATGTTGACAGTGGTCCACCTACCAAAACGTGCTATTCCTATTTTATTCCCGGCTGTTGTGGCCTGTTTATCTTCAGAATACTTGGACCTACGTAATTACACTGAggtacattattttttcacccccctttgtcgaaaaaatattattcaagtGGTTTTTTAATGTACAGGAGGAGAGGAATATGCTCATAGCATTGCACGACTGGAATTGGAAGAAAGTGGACATCCCAAAGTCATTTAAAGTCACCCCAAATTTGCGACATTTGTTTGAGACTTCTATTCCGGATTGTAAACATCTGTTCTCCAATTGTACCATCAAGTGAGTGAATGTGGATTATTATGgaacaaaattcattttttaatttttctaggtttttaaaaatatttttcatttgaaaaaactattaaaaaaaattctacaaaatTAGAATTCATTCTTTAGAATTGTTatgctgataaaaaaatatttgtaccAAATATCCAGTTGATTCGGAGTGTTCCGAAAAATTATGTGAAGACATTCTGTATAAAAAATGCAGGATTGAGCTTAGCACTagcttttattttctattcgtTGATGGCTACGTCGTCAATCCCCTGAGAGGTCCGAATAAAGACTAGTTGCGCCCAACATGCAATAGTCCCCCTTTTATATTTTCTGATTCCGCAGGGATATACCTTTCAACTGCGGCGCAGTGTTCACCACCATCAGGACACAGCAAGGGAAGTGTTGTGCCACCCGACCCTATGACATGATCATCCACAAGACACTCCCCAGTTTCAAGTTTGTTCCGAAAGTCAACAAGAAGATCAAGTAAATTACTAACTACCAAATTGTCCATTTAACTTGGAACTGGTGAAATCTACTAGTTTATTTCCCGCCGAGCGTGTGTGAAACATCCCTTCACACATATCGGGTcgaagataaatattttctcttcttACAAACGCAAAACTAAGAAAAAACTTTGCTGCAAACAAAATTACAAACAGATTACTCAGGCGATTTCATTACTTTTTCACCAATCGTACTGATGCCTTTGCAACAAAACTTATTGTTCctaatttaatataatttgtCTAAAGTGAAGATATTTCACtaaattttagtgaaaatatttcactaaaaatacattaaatgctcttcatttttttcagcgaattaattttgattaaaCACAATTATCAGAAAAACTGATCAAATTCTGAATCGAATGTTGtaatattattcataaaattcttTCACTAGCGtagaaacaatttaatgacccgtaaccaataaaataaataaagttttCTTTCAGTCTGTATTTTCAGCCGCATTGGTTTCTGCCCCGTGGAGCTCCAATTAGTTACCGACTAATCCACAATGTTTCATTCTCTATATCCATGCAAGTGACAATAACTCAGGAAGGAGCCAGACTGTTTGATTCAACTACTCGTGGTTGTATAATGCCCGAGGAGGGTACATCCCATTCAGAATGTCAAATCGATTGTCAGAAGTCTGTGCTCAGGGAGGAGATGAGGTGTTTTCCCTGGTGGATCCAAGAAGACAGCACACCCACATGTCGTCTGACTGAGTACAATGAAATTATCAGAAGTAGGAAGAGATTTGACAAATGTTATGATGATTGTCCACTGCCCTGCAACACTACCTGGTATAACATCGATAAAATACATTCGTCAGCTGATGGGAGAACGTCAGTGTCGGTGAAACACTGGCCACTGGTGGGCTACAACAGGAAAGTAATATTTGGTTTACTGGAACTTCTGGTGTCTTTCGGTGGAATAATGGGACTTTTTCTTGGATACTCAGTACTCACTACCGTTGAATTCATCTATTATTTCACTGTCCGACCGTACTGTGGGGCTATTATACCCGAGGAAGGAAATAATGTGAGGAGCATTCGAATTTTTGTTGTGCCCAGAAAAAGAAAACCTCTGGATAGTTACATTTATCGTAGTTTTTATCTAGACTAGGACACAGGGGGTCTATAAATAGTAATGAGGGGTAAGCAGTATTTTGaaagaatttattaatatggattatattaaatattaaatgaaacaGCTCTCTGCGTTTCTTCTGATGctatttttcaacgaaatgattttttctaggATTACAAACGCTTGAAAtatacaataataaaaaatatactttatactaattattattcattttatttcttacATAAATAATGTAGGTAAAATAGATAACAGAGGAATAGAACTGAGGAGGGCCAAGGGTGTGTTCAGgtgttgaaagaaaaaagtaaTTTGATGAAGATTTGTCGAATTGATTGTCAGAAAATAGTGATTAGTGGGGGCTGAGATGTTTTCACTGGTGAATCGATGGAGAAAGGACACCCACTCGTTATCAGGGTGACTATAATCAAATTATCAGAAGTagaagcacataaatattAATCATTTCTATTTACCgccaaaaataaatgaaaaaaaaagtttagatGAAATGCGATTGAACCTCCGTAAAAATCCAGCCATTTGAAAGCAGTTTCCAAATTCAGTACCAACAATGGttacattaaataaataagtaaatgCATATATATATACTAAATGTGTATATAAAATATGTATATAATTGCGGCTATATTACTAATCTTTCCAGTGGTGTTTGTCCAATTGTGTTACTTGCCACACTTtcagaaatattaaatttttaaaaaagtaatGAGTTTTTACACGAACCGGTATAAGGTACCACCTCCGTACGTGAGGGGATAGTCAGTCTTTACTACTGCTGAATTCGTCTAATATTTCACTCCTTATTGCCCGGCTATTATttccgtggaaaaaaaaacgtaatgtTGAGACCATTGAGTTTTTGTTTaaccgaaagaaaaaaaacagtggATAGTTGCATTTATCGCAGGGTTTATATGAAATAGAAGTTTTCCATTGTCTGCAAGAGTAATAACTCAGTGAAAACCGACGCTTAGTTGCTgaggtaaaaaattaatttgaagaaaatatatctcaatggggattcttttattttacgaTTCTTTAGGTTTTTCGTTTTAATGTCAGCATAAGGAGTAAACAAGGACTCTGCAAGCATTTTACGAGCAGCACTTAACTAAAGAATGTTATTATTTTGTGGAAAGACTTATGTAAATATGCAGAATCGTGATGAAAAGGAGCAGAGAAATGttgagagaataaaataaaggtcatgggaaaattgttgaatgtcAAGTTCAAAGAAATTTCCAATCTTTAAATGTCAAGATAAAAATGCCTCGAAtctcttgaattttattttgaaaaattgcagGAAAAAGCTGTCAAGTATTTCAGTCCTGCATAAAATATAGTATTCGCAGTGGAGTATAATGAATTGAAGCAATTTTCTatgtgaataataaaaattaaaaagttggGTAATTCAGGAGCAATTCTGGTGTCGtttagagaaaaattaccaaatcaACTTGAATTTTTACATGACAATAGAGAAAAGTTATGGGATGTTCCGTAAAACTTCGATGACTCtcatataatttttctctaacgttacgtaaaaattaaagttggtttggtaatttttctctgaacGACACTTTCCTCCGGAATTAGCAAacttttccagaaatttttagCGAACTTTCCTCTCCGTGTAATGACAGAATTCTCTCTTCCTACTccttctatcatttttttatggaattaggggactgataaaaatataataaatttatttgtaaacgTTGGAAAAGCTACCTGACTTTAAACAATTTAAGAAAAcctccaataaaaattcaatagacatTTCCAGCGAATGATTCTCTTATGGTTGCGATCTCGAGTGAGATTTTCTCGGAAAGCCAGTAACATTATGACAGTCTCAACatttatctgaattttttcaatgggaAATGTAATCCCCAGTAGAGCAGTTCATTAACTCAGATGAAATCAATGGCTCGACGATAAGAACTGACAATGAAAACGAATGAAACGAACGAATCACTGACCTTCTTTCCGCCAACAAATCGATGAATGCCACTATCTGCAAGGTATATCTACAGTCTATCAAAGTGAAAAACAATTGCACagcgatttttaaaaaataattagcattttatttttcatcataaagTGACAGCGAAGACACTTTCAGttgagaaaacaaaattatctcTCAAGCCTTAAACTacttacaataattatatatatattatttggTCTATCGAAGCTTGTAcgataatttgtttatttaaattgcTCTCTTGTATCAATGCAATACGTCCTTCTAAATTTGCATCACTGTGCAGATTGCTCTTGTCAAAATGTAATTTAAATTCTGTATTCTtacaatatatattaataatccTATAAAAAGTTATTTAAAATTCTCTCTTCATTAAAtggtcggtttttttttcttatctaTTTCTACTTTCTCctcaaattttgatttaataataattctcgtAAATGAATGTCATTTTGTCGCACTGCGTTTCTAGATAAATGCGATagtcaagaaaaataaatatgatcGCGTGATCTCAAAAGAGAGCCcctgaaataaatttgatcATTCGAATAATTGGCGTTTGATTCCCAAAAgcttataataattttttcttttaatttcacAGTAAAGTAAGAAAGAGAATggataaacaatatttttgtaaaacaTTGATACGTGCAAAAAGTTGAATGGGGAGAGGCCGTTGATAATATTTCTCTCTTAAAATACGAATTCACGATGGCAAATATTGTCTCCGTGAGTCACGGATGTTTCTATGCGgtttttctcttctcttcaTCTTTTTGGTTACTCTATATACGAGTTGGATACATTGTGCCCCGAGGGAAACTCCGACTGAGGGTAAAAATTCACCCCCTTATGAGCCTATACTCTGGAGAGTATTGTAGTCTTTTTACTGCTAGATGAAtggatgaattaaaaaataaggggggaggggtggataaaattatgatttacCATCAATGTTGTTTCCatttgcttccgaatggaagcatTGTACAAGTCAAAATTGAAATCTgccattttttcaatcataatAAATGTTTTTGGTATCAAGAATTTCCATATGAGGTTTCTAACAAATGTCCTGATGTTTGTCGGCATGTAAAacctaattttttataacaaattgATGAATAACTGTTGAAATGAATCCActagtttttcaaaatatttttacaatgaCTTTTTAAATGAGTTCAATCATGAAATTGATGACATTCgttgttgaaataatttattttgaagtCAGGAAAAGGTCAAAACAATAAACGTTCGGAAAATGTGGTCTAGTGACGTTGAAACAATATTGTTGTGTCAGATGACTCATTAAATTCGCATTAAAATACATtatcataaaattcaattcggAAGAAAATTGCtgatttattagaaaaaatacaTGAACTTATGCTGTGATCAGAGAACCTGTTAATACTCACGGgacggtaaaaaaaatcaacgttgGGGCAATATTGGCTATCAGTGTTGGAGTAATGTTGAATTCGTTTCAAAGTAGATCGTCATGGAaattccattcggaagcaaatTGCTAATTTATTAGCAAAAATATATTGACTATATCTTGACGAAAGCAATTCCCTATTTGGTTTCTTTCACGGCTGATCTATGCTACCCCCAGGATCAATGGTACTTGGGGACATTGGTAACGTAGATTCGGAGACACCAAGGAGAGCCGCCCTTTCGCATGACGTGTCCTCGCCCTCGTTCTCTGTGTTGTAGTTATCGCCCGTTGAACCTCCTGGATCACACTCCACGGTTACTGAAATGTTTTATCATTCAGTTTATCGATAGAAATTTGTTATTCAAATTACGACTTATCAGACGAACTTTCCAAACATTAATCGTTCAATTTATTCGTCCTTTACTACTCGAACTGAAAGAAAAGAAATTCTATCGCGTGATCACATTCATGTTAATgtcaatttaaattcaaattaaatttttctattaatatATTACCGCGCCAAACAACTGCGGTTGTTTATTGAAGGGGAAAATGACAATGGTTGttgggcaaaaaaaaaaaacagaatttgCGGAATCATGAAAGTCTCATTTGGAGTTAAACAATTGCAGTGAAATGATAAGAGAAAATAAGTCGATTTAACTTTTggtttttcaaagaatttgaGGAAGACAGCGAAATTTACGTTATAATATCTTTCGTAGAGTCTGTAGAATAGATCTGGTTGATAATTATGTACGTTATGTTTTGATAATTATCTAAGAAGACACTGATCGTgatgaatttcattaattatataaaCTGTACATTTGTAAATTTCAACTGTTGCTTGAGTCGTTACGAATTAAATTAGATAATTGCTTTTACACTTCAACTGATGATCTCTTCAcgttaatttgataattgactCCATAATTAGCTTACGTATGAATGAAACAAAGAGGCTATTATAAGCACTAGACtcatatatgtatgtatatcaCGTTGATGTGTTCGGTTGAACGGTTGCGACGAGGCTGTATTCATAGCTGATTCTCTCACTACTACATGGGCTCTTTGGTAGACAGATTGATACTGAAATTATTCGTCGATTTTCTTCATGATTTAACCACAAAAAGGGTCGAAAGGCTCTTGAAGTCATTATCTGTTGTCGTTCTCAATTTAATTCGCGAAATTTCAAACAGGAGTATTCACTAAAATTTCTTCACCTTTCTCAGAGTCGGAAATATTCTCCAAAAATTCAGTTAATGACTAACTTACGTCCTATTATCCTATTACCCTTTAACTACATCAATCTTGCGATCAACGTTCAATGGACTTCAAGATGAACATGTGTTCGTCAGGCTAATGAACCCAATTGTTCCAAATATGTTCTTTTCTGTTCAAGCGAGGAATCACATCTTCAGCACTTCCTATTTCTCATTCTTTGTGTATTTTCTTCTTGAAAGATGTTCGTTTTATGTAAAACGAGAGAAAGTAATCTATACTTTGCGCTATCCAATACTCAAAACAAATGGATTCTTgaatagtaatttttcaactggggtgaaatatattttccattagCTTCACTTCacaataacaaaaaaagaCTATCGTGCCaatcatatttattttggaCAAAATTCCAAAACTTCCAAAATTCCTTTTCAATAAGTgactttaaatttttgttagaataaaattaaaattgttgatgTGATTGGGAATTGTATATTTTTCTTGGTACACGATAATGTTGCTTATTCGGTCTCTTCTTTCACCTCAACTGGTTTTATTGTACCCTCTCTTTCTAACTCATTATTCTTTTATCTCGTGACTTATCCCTCAGACGTGTTACTCTAGGTTGTAGGTTTTTCATTACTTATTTCGCTCCAATTCCTCAAACAAAgttgttatttattaaaaagcCCATTTATTCAACTATGCCATCATAAGCAGAATTCGAAAGGTACTATCTTATACGAAAGAAGCCTCTTGAGAACAGTTTTGCTGTTGGAAGGATAGTAATAATTCATATTTGAAACTGTCGTGcattcaaatgaaataatttctatcTTGATAGCAATTCAAAGCAAAAGTTGTTCAAGAATATGTTTCTGTTCTCTTCGGTGTGGGAATAGTTGATGAACAAAGATTGTGGAAAAGTGCTGAACAGTACTCTTCACtcattttattcatgaaaaaaaaattaatggtaaaA of Diachasmimorpha longicaudata isolate KC_UGA_2023 chromosome 3, iyDiaLong2, whole genome shotgun sequence contains these proteins:
- the LOC135160934 gene encoding uncharacterized protein LOC135160934 isoform X2, translating into MLTVVHLPKRAIPILFPAVVACLSSEYLDLRNYTEEERNMLIALHDWNWKKVDIPKSFKVTPNLRHLFETSIPDCKHLFSNCTIKDIPFNCGAVFTTIRTQQGKCCATRPYDMIIHKTLPSFKFVPKVNKKINLYFQPHWFLPRGAPISYRLIHNVSFSISMQVTITQEGARLFDSTTRGCIMPEEGTSHSECQIDCQKSVLREEMRCFPWWIQEDSTPTCRLTEYNEIIRSRKRFDKCYDDCPLPCNTTWYNIDKIHSSADGRTSVSVKHWPLVGYNRKVIFGLLELLVSFGGIMGLFLGYSVLTTVEFIYYFTVRPYCGAIIPEEGNNVRSIRIFVVPRKRKPLDSYIYRSFYLD
- the LOC135160934 gene encoding pickpocket protein 28-like isoform X1 yields the protein MRYLPSLAKLRRSFRLRSREFLQENTLHGFNYFVDPSRPVWERVLWLVCTLASLGGAICSIAIITIKFTTAPMLTVVHLPKRAIPILFPAVVACLSSEYLDLRNYTEEERNMLIALHDWNWKKVDIPKSFKVTPNLRHLFETSIPDCKHLFSNCTIKDIPFNCGAVFTTIRTQQGKCCATRPYDMIIHKTLPSFKFVPKVNKKINLYFQPHWFLPRGAPISYRLIHNVSFSISMQVTITQEGARLFDSTTRGCIMPEEGTSHSECQIDCQKSVLREEMRCFPWWIQEDSTPTCRLTEYNEIIRSRKRFDKCYDDCPLPCNTTWYNIDKIHSSADGRTSVSVKHWPLVGYNRKVIFGLLELLVSFGGIMGLFLGYSVLTTVEFIYYFTVRPYCGAIIPEEGNNVRSIRIFVVPRKRKPLDSYIYRSFYLD